In the genome of Acanthopagrus latus isolate v.2019 chromosome 4, fAcaLat1.1, whole genome shotgun sequence, the window TAATGTGCtgtgtttctttcctctcaggGGCAGGCCTCTCTCTTCACAAATGTAAGAAATGTGGAGTTATTGTAGAAGTGCAACATTCCTCAAGGTAAGAATTTCATTAGTCCGGTTCTGGGAGTCCTCAGAGCCAGTAACGAGGATAAAGCTCTGATCAGACCTTCCTCTCTTAAGTCTGGAGTTGTGAGGTCactcaggaggagaaaagacacaGCTGCTTCGTACAGCAAGGTGTTATGCCGGAGCGTTTGAAGCCCGTGTTCACAGGGTCAAAGTTGAAATGGCCTGGAACAAATTGCTGAAGCAGACCTCTGGAGCAGGTGTTCCTGGTTAGGGAACCCCATTGAAGAAAGCCaagttaataaaatgtgttgggATGTCAGAGCAGTGGGCGTCGCAGTCGTATGatactgtaaaattacaatTTCAAGACACAGACTTAGACAGACACAAGGGGGAATTATGTTTTGCTCTCTGTCGATTCTTTGGAGGGTGCGAGGAATGATGTGTTGAGTGGCACTTGAGGAAATGCATTAGAGTTTTATCTAAAATCCACTTATTTTGATTGCTATCCAATATTAAACAAGAAgacaaattcaaaataacagaTATTTTGATTTGGTCGTCCTGGATCTTTTGCAGATGCTCTTGAAGGCAAATTTCCTCTCTCGCTGAGCTTCTCTATCAGCTGGATCAGGATATACTATCAGCTCTTGAAAGAGTGCACATTCCATAATTAGGAGACATCGTATTCTCCATACAGTACAGGCTACGAGCACTTATCAAAGCAGGGCTCATTATTCCCTATCAGATAATTGCACATCGATCATTTTCTTGGGGAAATGATTTAGATGAGATGCGGTGTGTGTGATAAGGCCTGTTTGTTAGACAGCGCCATTGAGCGTGTGTTAAGAGCTCAGATCCAAACGTCTGTGATCTCCCGACGCACGTCGGCGATAAGGCTGTCAGCAGCAAGGCAGTGATGACATTTGATAATGCCCTGACACTATCACATAGATGGATCTGATGGTTGCTTCACCAGGGGCCTTGTCTACAGATGTTACGGCGCGGCTGTAGGGCCATAATACGCAAGGGTTGGCTGCGTCTGATCCACCATAAAGCAACTGAGATACGTTGATGGAATATTGCGAAGGAAGACAAAAAGGAATCTTAATTTCAGAACAACATGTCGATGAGCGTTTAATAGCATTAGCAACAGCATTTAATACTtgaaataaaagattgtaaaGTGTTCCATCTACTATAACATCATCCATTCAGCACAGTTACGGCAGGTAAGCTATTCAAGCTTTGACTCTTACCTTTATCATCGTGACAGCTATAGCTGTAAACAGCCACTGGCGAATGAGTGATGAGGTTCTCATCGTGGTGCCACCCTACCGCCATTTTCCCCATGCCATAGTAAGGCTCCTCTTTAAGCTGGCTCATAGCTGCTGGGTCCATGTAGTTGAGTAAGGTGACATTGAACTTGACCGGACCGGTGCATACCTGCGGAGGACTCGGCTGGGAACAGCCCTGCTCGCTCGCCTGCTCCTCCTTGTCCTCAATGTGGTAATCTGACAAGCTGTGCTTGAGTTGGGCCACAGGTTTCTCTTGGGGCCCCAGTCCCAACGTTTGAGTCTCTGTGCCGACGATGGCCTCCCCTGGTTTAACCTGGGAGGACTCTCCctcctcactgctgtgtttgGACCCAGTCTCCCATTCTCCTTCTTGTTTCATCCCGGAGCAACCTTCTTCACTGTGTTTCGACTCAATGTCCCACTCCTCACTGTGCTTGGACTCTGTGTCCCCCTCCTCACTTTGTCGGGACTCAGAGTCCCCTCCTTCACTGTTCTTGGAGTCTTCACTGTGTTTAGACTCTGTGTCCCCCTCTTCACTCTGTTTGGCCTCTGCCTCTCCCTTCACGCACTGTGTTAgtctgtctccctccttcaGCTGAGACACATCAGAGCAGAAGAAGGTGTTAAGCTCCCACAATGCCTTGCAAGCAGCCCTCAAGTCAGGGTCACAACAGTTTTGTCCTTTGACGTCCACGTCCTCACTGTGCCAGGGGATGGCAAAGAGCCGAGTGTCCAGGTAGCGATAGGTGTGGCCCGGCTCACCCAAGAGAGCCCGGGATACGGCGGTGAACACATCTCGGTCACGGACACGAACCAGATCCCTCAGGAGGCAGCCCTTCCTTCTCAGGGTGAGCAGAGCTGCCTGCACCCGGCCATGGAGCTCAGTGGGCAGCGAGCAGGATTTCTTGAGGACCAGGCCGGAGTAACTGGAGTCCCACTgggaaacaaaaagacaacttATCAAAAATCGAGACAATacggaaaaaaacaacaaaaaacaatgagacaACTTCTGCCTGTCAGATCTTGAGCAATCAATTACACAGGGCTATAGCAGCAGGTAACGATTACGATAACGATTAGCGTTAGCATTATCTGGATGTGTGGCTGGCTCACCAGTTGCTGAAAGCCCCGATCTGAAGGTCCCAGAAAGGGGATCTTCTGGTCTCCCAACTCCTGCAGTAGCCTCCGCCTCTGTGGAATACAACACAGCAAAATAGACTGACAAGTTGCATAAGGCACAAAAGAGAAGTTTAGTTATTTATCAGGGAACCGTGTTTCGATGACTGGTATTAATTTGATGCAGATAAAGGGGACTGGGGTTATTTTTGTATCAAATCAGAACAATCAGTCTTTAAATACAAGACTGCCTAAACACACGATCGACCATCTTGCATTGCTTCACTATAAATATGTCAATAGCCCACCTAAAAAGTGAATCAGCGTGTATCATGGaatcaaattaataaatacattttagcaAATAATGCTCTTGAGActagctgtgatgtcacaggaacCTGGTGacttgtcattttcattgaCGTCtcacatttttatgattttgtgaAAGCTGCCGTGGGGTTCCTCACAACCTTATAAAAGATGCCCTGTGCCATACAGAGCTCCTCCAATAAAACCGTGAACCTGGTGGTGGAGGGGATCAAAGTACTTTTCATGGGACGCATTCCATTCTGACCTGTAAATCCAACGGCAACTGGCATAAAAACTATATGCCCAAATAAATTTCACAACTATTTCCCCCGCCCTGCGCCTTCTTTGCCCTCCTGTATGCGCTTGTGCTTAGGTGTGTGTACGTGGAGGTGGTACATATAAATGTGCACATGTGGGTTTAGAGCCTCATATTCATTCcccacaggtgcacacacacacacacacacacacacacacacacacacacacacacacacacacacacacacaccgcctctGCATGGTGTCTCAACAGCAGGGGAAGGAGAAATGTCACCGACATGCCACTGTCTTTTTACATCTTTTAAAGTTTTGCATGAATGGCCTGTGCATCAACCGCCAAGCAGTTGTGGTGGTTTAAGGAGGATCGACCCTGTGTATATTTCCGAGACATTTACAACAAGCGTCTCACATTTCTTCTGGCCTAATAATGCCAAAGACCCCATGTGGCTCTCAACGGGGAATACGAGAACTGACCGCCAAAATATGTCGTGACTTTtagagtgaaataaaatgtccgGCTAATAACATTAAAGTGCAGGTATAAAAAGATGTGTGTCCCGAGCAGGACGGAGGTTGGATCAAAAAGGAGGGCAAGCGGCGAAAGAATGTGCATTAAAGACAGGAGGGAGGCGAAAACACATCCCAATAACGGAGGAGGACGAAAATGGGAGGGCATCATCAGATCTGAGGCAGTTTGGCGAATTTACCTTCAGGGCTGAATCTTTACCTTAGGCTAAACAACACAACACCTGCTGAAAGTTTTCTTAAAGGATGCACATGAGTGTACAGGCCTTTCCAAGTTATtctggaacaaacaaaaacagacttgCAGACAGTTggaatctaaaaaaacaaaacaacatgcacTATTCATGGCCAGACGGCATTCAAAGGCTGTTGGAAGAAATTGACAAcctgacacacattttttcGTCGGTGTCAAATTCTAACTCATGACAGAAGCTCAAGATATCAAGGTGAAGCTCTGGGCTAGTGTTGTacgcgtatgtgtgtgtgtctgtgtgtgtgtgtgtgtgtgtgtgtgtgtttatccgTGTGCTGCTGGGAGTCTGTACGGATCCATAGCTTGGCATCCACCGCGTGTAGAGGTGCGCATGTGTGCACATAAGTAAGATCATTACGGTGTGCTTTAGTCACAGCACGCAAAACCACTACTGTGTACACAAGCAACACAAGTGAGTCTTCAcactgtatgagtgtgtgtgtgtgttaggctccaacagatacacacacacacacacacacacacgtacatgcccatccttaaaaaaaaatcacgcaGCTGGGGTAGCGAGCATGATGCCTCAACCCCAATCGCACACAACCAGCGCTGTCACACACGTGTCAAATACATCAAGCTACTCAGAAattccacagaaaaaaagaaagacaagaagttACCGGAGCCCTCTGAAGCAGATGGAGTCTCACAGTATCAGAGGACCGGctgtgtctgtcttcctgtctctgtgtctgcaccTGATTCTAGAAAGAAAACCACCAGgcgcacagaaaaaaaaaaaaaaaaaaaaaggtctgcgTTTCCACTCAGACCCAAGAAACGAGATTACCAATCCCATAATAACACGGATGCTTCACGGTAGCCCTGCCAACCGTCTGCGCTGAGTGATATATCTGATGcgggttttttttcttctctttctttaatcTCTCTCTTCCTTGATGGGATTATTCCCTCAGCCGGACTGtttatcacagaaaaacatATTAGGTAGAATAGAACTCAATTGGTCCGCTTTGATCTTGGCCTATAAGAGATATCAAACTGTGTGTAccatatatttattaatttcatttattccCCCATCTGTGACACTTCGACGGACACTTTCTTCAAAGCGTTTTCTTTGCCGAGTAGATTAATGTCCGGCGCTTAGCATCAATAGCTCAAAAATAGCCAGataactctgctgctgtggggataaaaaaaaaaaaaaaaaaaacccttccaGGCTCACTTCTGTCGGCCCCTGAAGGAGGCTGAAGGAGGACACGAGTCCCGCTAGACCTGACTAGATTTGGCTGATGCATCATAAAAGCTACGATGTAGAGGCAGCCCTGAGGATGGCTTGATAAGTAGAAGTGTCACCTCGTGTGGaagcacttctttttttttttctattgaacatttttcagttgGTAATGTTTAGTATGGGAATGAGCAAGTACAGTAATATCCGTAAACATCAGCTGAACtatccatctgtgtttgtactCAAAATGAGTGTTGCGCACACAGGAAGTCGTCAATGTACAGTCGGCCTGAAATTCATGTGGGTTGTTCAGAAGtcaatttaattatttttttaagacaatttttttttttttttaacatatttttttcattaatatttacaGAAACGCATCGGATCTGAgctttcaaacatgtttgatcGTGAGAGTAGGAGAACTTTCGACAGAACATTTTGTATAAGCTTGAATTAATTAACTTTCAGTCTGATACCCTGAGGATTTTCCTCATCAGGAGGATGGACACTGCTGCATTTTACTCGTCTGATTCTTGCACTCGTAAGTAAGTAAGTGCTTTATCCTTAcaagcagtgtttcccacaaaTGTGGTTTACTTGAGTAGGTATATCAAAGACCGCCAAAGTAAATTTGGCAACTCACCTTGGCATTTCATACGCCACTTATTTTTTGTTAATCAGTCTGAGAGTCTCGCTGTTCCCCTCTCGTCCACTGTCAATCAGACTTGAAGTGTACAGCCATCCTGTGGGAAACTCTGATACCAGATCCCCGTTTTACCTGAGTACTGGTTTAACCCTTGTTTAGTAAGACAGAATTTCTTCTTTCCCTTTCATTTGATATCTGTATTTTCCTGTTACGCTTATACACTGCAATGTGAGACAAGAGCTACTCTACACAGAAAAAACCTTAGATCTCAGGTCTGGAGCAGCCCCGGATGACGTGATGAGAGATAGCTGTGTAATAGAGCTCCGTGTTTAAACAGCAAGCCATTGGTACTTGTGTGACACCTATTTCAGAACTGGTCCTCCTCTGCAAAAGTGATGGTGAATCAACAGTTTTGACAAGTCGGCTGTAAAACGCCGGAGTCAAACAGACGGACTACCCATGTACATCAAAGGCGCTTCCGCCTCGGTCCATTTGGCACCGGATCGGAGAATGTCGGACGCTCGTGTGAAGCGACACAGGGCGTACAGAAGGGCAGGGAGTGTCTGCCGAACCAGAACatttgtgtttgcgtgcgtgaTTCATGGGAAGAAATAGAAAGTCTGTAGGAACTTTGAATTCAGTTTTTACACAGCTTACACAAACCAAGACTCATCAGCTAACGGTAGTCAAGTTTGTGCCATAAAAGTCTTCATAGTTTGACATCTACATCATCTTTAGGGTTGGCCACTAACTTGAACGACGGTGAGATAACACAGCACCTAGGTGCCAccacacacaggcgcacacatgTAAAGACAGGTTGAACTTTTGCCGCTCGCACCACCTTTCTTTTGATGGTATGCTTCTAAACATATGTTCATTCTACCTgccacaaactgaaaaacagcagctctctTGTGTCAGAACTGACCTTTTTCACAGATTATGCGCCTTCATTTCATGCATGCcacgctaaaaaaaaaaaacattcagggCAAAAATTAACCATTTCTgacttctgacattttgtttacaGCCAGTTCAGTTATTTTAAGAATACCAGCTACACGTTTGGTGACTCAGTGTGACGGCTAACTGGGCAATGGCTAACTGGAATGTGTTCGAGTTGACCTCAGAGCGGGGGCGTTGGTAATGTGTAACCCCGTGTCTCACACACTCCTGGCCAGGATCAGCCCATGAATATGAATTGGGACTGTGAGAACCAGAGGTCAATCGGGAGGATGTTGTGCAGAAACGTTGAGAAAAATGTCCTTCAGCTACTTTCTTGTTGTTATCAATCTCCTTCCGGATAATCTGTATTATCCCGAGACGTAATTGCAGATTCAGTTCGACATGTAGGTCGAGCCCACGCAAAACAATATGGATCGGATGCTTATGTCGGTTATTAAGAACATAATCCTCCACATGTTTCTCCTATAGACACATACTGCAGATACACAACCGGGGTCGGGTCACATCCAATTCATCAAAGTCAggactttttctctcatttaatATTGGAAACAGAAAATGCCATTAACCGgtgcatattttcttttttcaaatcaatgacGTGAACATTCTGTATTTATCGACCGACACGTTCAGCATGTGTTCAGCGGGGGTCCACAGGTGGGGTAAGTGATGACAAATGGCAGACAGGCCGGCTCTGGCCCGTTAATTGTCACTGTACGCTGAGGGCTGCGTTGTTCATTTCACCTCGCGACAGGTCGGCGGGGGACGTGATCATTAATATTAGaacatttccatccatccaactGAACAAGAGGCCAGTCATTTAAATGGCTGGCGCTGGGTAGACCTTTCACGCCCTGTTTATAACACTGATCTAAGCACATTACCAGAGCTGCAGGGGACCACTGCCAGTCATTAAttagattcacacacacacacacacacacacacaatgtgacCACCTTTATTGGCGCCAAGTCACATTTGACAAATGTCACACGTGCGAGATATGGTACGCTAACACTCGCCCCAGTGCGCCATTTTAACCAAACATCAAAAAGTGCTGTTCCGATCCTTTCTTTTGTGAGCCATGTGtacactttctcacacacacacacactttctcagaGCTGCTCTTCCAGTCATCCCAGGGTATGTGTAATCCTGTCAGGTGGAGAggatgtgtgcgtgcgtgtgggagggaaagaaatgacgttaaaagaaaaaaaaaaagaagaagaaaaaaaagtgcggGACCTCATCTGTTTTTTGAACTCTCCATCTCACTCACCGCACCTGACAGGCTTACAGAGAGACCCAGGTTTCCGGATCAATCATTCAAAAGTATTTACAAATGCACAAAGCCAGACACGGACAGGCTGGCACATGGCCACTCTGTTTAAGTGCTTTTCAATGTGTCTGTGGTGTCAACATCTATTTCACACTTATCTACACctcaaaggggaaaaaaagatgtttctgtGACCTTTAGCGGGTGTCAAGtctggagagaagaagaggacggGAAGAGGGCGATTTAAGAGATCTGTTGATGTATGCCTTACATAACCTTTTTATTTATCCGGGACAGACTGACCGAGCATGCTCTTTATCAGAAACATACCGATGGTTTCGCACTCACATTCTTATGAAATTTCACACACAGGAGCTGTGCAAGACATCTAAAGACTTCTGAAGGACTCTAAAAACGTTCTTTTGTTCTTTGCCAGAGAAGCTGGCAGTTataagacagttgattgttaaGTCTTCAAATATTGACGCTTTGGGTTCCCCAGGTCATCAAAGTGTTTTGAACTGGTG includes:
- the fto gene encoding alpha-ketoglutarate-dependent dioxygenase FTO isoform X2, whose amino-acid sequence is MTVPCVRALQRPTSPLMKARQCKHNSRNMKRSGDSEGEKRRKRRRLLQELGDQKIPFLGPSDRGFQQLWDSSYSGLVLKKSCSLPTELHGRVQAALLTLRRKGCLLRDLVRVRDRDVFTAVSRALLGEPGHTYRYLDTRLFAIPWHSEDVDVKGQNCCDPDLRAACKALWELNTFFCSDVSQLKEGDRLTQCVKGEAEAKQSEEGDTESKHSEDSKNSEGGDSESRQSEEGDTESKHSEEWDIESKHSEEGCSGMKQEGEWETGSKHSSEEGESSQVKPGEAIVGTETQTLGLGPQEKPVAQLKHSLSDYHIEDKEEQASEQGCSQPSPPQVCTGPVKFNVTLLNYMDPAAMSQLKEEPYYGMGKMAVGWHHDENLITHSPVAVYSYSCHDDKGESSEGGSAEKAFWRIGLKVAWDIHTPGLMLPLESGDCYYMRDDLNCTHQHCVLAGETARFSSTHRVAECSSGTLTYIQSQCQEALSNLHTDPETGSHSLLALLPTTLRHCEEIHNEVEFEWLRQYWFQGQRYTRFCSWWSSPMEQLEKDWRLMETMTMLFLASVEDEGRAEEGRREMAEILLSALTDRHQQRQTWRDRSGENHWH
- the fto gene encoding alpha-ketoglutarate-dependent dioxygenase FTO isoform X1, producing MTVPCVRALQRPTSPLMKARQCKHNSRNMKRSGDSEGEKRRKRRRLLQELGDQKIPFLGPSDRGFQQLWDSSYSGLVLKKSCSLPTELHGRVQAALLTLRRKGCLLRDLVRVRDRDVFTAVSRALLGEPGHTYRYLDTRLFAIPWHSEDVDVKGQNCCDPDLRAACKALWELNTFFCSDVSQLKEGDRLTQCVKGEAEAKQSEEGDTESKHSEDSKNSEGGDSESRQSEEGDTESKHSEEWDIESKHSEEGCSGMKQEGEWETGSKHSSEEGESSQVKPGEAIVGTETQTLGLGPQEKPVAQLKHSLSDYHIEDKEEQASEQGCSQPSPPQVCTGPVKFNVTLLNYMDPAAMSQLKEEPYYGMGKMAVGWHHDENLITHSPVAVYSYSCHDDKGESSEGGSAEKAFWRIGLKVAWDIHTPGLMLPLESGDCYYMRDDLNCTHQHCVLAGETARFSSTHRVAECSSGTLTYIQSQCQEALSNLHTDPETGSHSLLALLPTTLRHCEEIHNEVEFEWLRQYWFQGQRYTRFCSWWSSPMEQLEKDWRLMETMTMLFLASVEDEGRAEEGRREMAEILLSALTDRHQQRQTWRDRCHSSLAQTLPPEEAPVDRPFWGVDDPGMPLPFDLADIINRVESLLWRM